A genomic stretch from Octopus sinensis linkage group LG14, ASM634580v1, whole genome shotgun sequence includes:
- the LOC115218847 gene encoding zinc finger protein 384-like, translating to MFSVQSVGKQPPLNYSEEESVDDSSAIACNIVANFVSNTSKPPAKRDKPFKCGICRKGFTLKAYLSRHQLAPEAGKHFNCPFCSKVFPQRDRLDNHQRTHTGERPFTCDVCTKAFSQKSHLNTHKLIHTGVKPYHCSLCPRAFSQKDHLIKHHRTHTGEKPFHCLVCKKAFSQRTHLKKHELIHANGGSGKRGGGGGGGGNVANQFQQHHHHHHHPHNHQHHHHHHHQHTPVNTTNSCPHHMPASQQQQQQQQQQQSHVTGSCPHHTPQQQTQQQQQQQQQQQQQQQQQPQQPQQQQPPPQQQQPQQQQQQPSPQQLQQQQQQQHQANCTIAMNNNNSTPPPSSSPPAVTHQLGPRPESSYSAWKRSLQPGTNWNSSNWSANTQSPSYGVGQSKCENQEAVHSIQTLLQ from the coding sequence ATGTTTTCTGTGCAGTCTGTGGGGAAACAACCACCATTGAATTATTCTGAAGAAGAAAGTGTGGACGATTCTAGTGCCATAGCATGCAACATTGTTGCCAATTTTGTTTCAAACACTAGCAAACCACCAGCCAAGAGAGATAAACCTTTCAAATGTGGTATTTGTCGAAAAGGGTTTACGTTGAAGGCTTATTTGAGTCGGCACCAACTTGCTCCGGAGGCTGGCAAACATTTCAACTGTCCATTTTGCTCAAAAGTATTTCCTCAGAGAGACCGTCTTGACAATCATCAACGAACTCACACGGGAGAGAGACCTTTCACCTGTGACGTGTGCACCAAAGCTTTCTCTCAGAAATCTCACCTGAACACACACAAGCTCATCCATACAGGTGTGAAACCCTATCACTGTAGTTTGTGTCCGCGTGCGTTCTCACAGAAGGATCATTTGATCAAACACCATCGGACACACACTGGGGAGAAACCGTTCCACTGCCTCGTCTGCAAAAAGGCTTTCAGCCAACGCACGCACCTTAAGAAACATGAGCTGATCCACGCCAATGGTGGCAGTGGcaaacgaggaggaggaggaggaggaggaggaaatgtaGCCAATCAGtttcagcagcatcatcatcatcatcaccatccacataaccatcaacatcatcaccatcaccatcaccagcacacaCCTGTCAATACGACAAATTCATGTCCTCACCACATGCCAGcctcacaacagcaacaacagcagcagcagcagcagcaatcacACGTGACTGGATCCTGTCCTCATCACACTCCGCAACAacaaacacagcaacaacaacagcagcagcagcagcaacaacaacaacaacaacagcaaccgcaacagccacaacaacaacaaccaccaccacagcaacagcaaccgcaacaacaacaacaacaaccatcaccacagcagctacaacaacaacagcagcaacaacatcaagctAACTGTACAATTGCGATGAACAACAATAATTCTActccgccgccatcatcatcacctccagcCGTGACCCATCAACTTGGTCCTCGACCCGAGAGCAGTTACTCCGCTTGGAAGAGAAGTCTACAGCCTGGCACCAACTGGAATTCTTCTAACTGGTCAGCTAATACACAGTCCCCTTCGTATGGCGTTGGTCAAAGTAAATGTGAAAACCAGGAGGCAGTTCATAGTATTCAGACCTTGCTACAATAA
- the LOC115218853 gene encoding oocyte zinc finger protein XlCOF28-like isoform X2: protein MEGPDTPEDPTKTYLCQACNLNFKDFHEWKLHLTTHPITKYDCNFCFSSYSNKTDFWEHIKTHTNSSTAVKYFCSKYPLEMKEQTAEEESEQTGPEKGVVEADTGTEPLKTNSVSNLDATAEHSVMSVEEEEPVMATDVDQLDGGKTDDDDESPDDEKTNNDPQSADAAAKQCRCQFCDKSFPSAFLFKVHLKKHCLPLTYLQVKCLGESVSLGILVGKSD, encoded by the exons ATGGAAGGTCCCGATACTCCTGAAGACCCTACTAAAACTTATTTGTGTCAAGCTTGCAACTTAAATTTCAAAGACTTTCACGAATGGAAACTCCACCTGACTACTCATCCAATCACCAAGTACGATTgcaatttctgtttttcttcttattcaaACAAAACGGATTTCTGGGAACATATCAAAACTCATACCAACTCTTCAACAGCCGTCAAATATTTTTGTTCGAAATATCCACTGGAGATGAAAGAACAAACAGCAGAGGAAGAAAGTGAGCAAACTGGCCCCGAAAAAGGGGTTGTTGAAGCTGACACTGGTACAGAACCATTAAAAACGAATTCTGTTAGTAATTTGGACGCTACGGCAGAACATTCCGTAATGTCtgttgaagaagaagaaccaGTCATGGCTACTGATGTTGATCAACTTGATGGTGGTAAAACTGATGA tgatgatGAAAGTCCTGATGATGAAAAAACCAATAATGATCCCCAATCTGCAGATGCCGCAGCAAAGCAGTGCAGATGTCAATTCTGTGACAAGTCCTTCCCTAGTGCCTTCTTGTTCAAAGTACATTTAAAGAAACACTGTTTGCCCTTAACCTATCTACAGGTAAAATGTCTCGGGGAGTCAGTGTCTCTAGGAATCCTTGTTGGTAAATCTGACTAA
- the LOC115218853 gene encoding oocyte zinc finger protein XlCOF28-like isoform X1, with amino-acid sequence MEGPDTPEDPTKTYLCQACNLNFKDFHEWKLHLTTHPITKYDCNFCFSSYSNKTDFWEHIKTHTNSSTAVKYFCSKYPLEMKEQTAEEESEQTGPEKGVVEADTGTEPLKTNSVSNLDATAEHSVMSVEEEEPVMATDVDQLDGGKTDEDSKADDEDDENFDDESPDDEKTNNDPQSADAAAKQCRCQFCDKSFPSAFLFKVHLKKHCLPLTYLQVKCLGESVSLGILVGKSD; translated from the coding sequence ATGGAAGGTCCCGATACTCCTGAAGACCCTACTAAAACTTATTTGTGTCAAGCTTGCAACTTAAATTTCAAAGACTTTCACGAATGGAAACTCCACCTGACTACTCATCCAATCACCAAGTACGATTgcaatttctgtttttcttcttattcaaACAAAACGGATTTCTGGGAACATATCAAAACTCATACCAACTCTTCAACAGCCGTCAAATATTTTTGTTCGAAATATCCACTGGAGATGAAAGAACAAACAGCAGAGGAAGAAAGTGAGCAAACTGGCCCCGAAAAAGGGGTTGTTGAAGCTGACACTGGTACAGAACCATTAAAAACGAATTCTGTTAGTAATTTGGACGCTACGGCAGAACATTCCGTAATGTCtgttgaagaagaagaaccaGTCATGGCTACTGATGTTGATCAACTTGATGGTGGTAAAACTGATGAAGATAGTaaagctgatgatgaagatgatgaaaattttgatgatGAAAGTCCTGATGATGAAAAAACCAATAATGATCCCCAATCTGCAGATGCCGCAGCAAAGCAGTGCAGATGTCAATTCTGTGACAAGTCCTTCCCTAGTGCCTTCTTGTTCAAAGTACATTTAAAGAAACACTGTTTGCCCTTAACCTATCTACAGGTAAAATGTCTCGGGGAGTCAGTGTCTCTAGGAATCCTTGTTGGTAAATCTGACTAA